One window from the genome of Macaca fascicularis isolate 582-1 chromosome 7, T2T-MFA8v1.1 encodes:
- the IDH3A gene encoding isocitrate dehydrogenase [NAD] subunit alpha, mitochondrial isoform X1, whose translation MAGPAWISKVSRLLGAFHNPKQVTRGFTGGVQTVTLIPGDGIGPEISAAVMKIFDAAKAPIQWEERNVTAIQGPGGKWMIPSEAKESMDKNKMGLKGPLKTPIAAGHPSMNLLLRKTFDLYANVRPCVSIEGYKTPYTDVNIVTIRENTEGEYSGIEHVIVDGVVQSIKLITEGASKRIAEFAFEYARNNHRSNVTAVHKANIMRMSDGLFLQKCREVAENCKDIKFNEMYLDTVCLNMVQDPSQFDVLVMPNLYGDILSDLCAGLIGGLGVTPSGNIGANGVAIFESVHGTAPDIAGKDMANPTALLLSAVMMLRHMGLFDHAARIEAACFATIKDGKSLTKDLGGNAKCSDFTEEICRRVKDLD comes from the exons GTCTCTCGGCTGCTGGGGGCATTCCACAACCCAAAACAGGTGACCAGAGGTTTTACTGGTGGT GTTCAGACGGTAACTTTAATTCCAGGAGATGGTATTGGCCCAGAAATTTCAGCTGCAGTTATGAAGATTTTTGATGCTGCCAAA GCACCTATTCAGTGGGAGGAGCGGAACGTCACTGCCATTCAAGGACCCGGAGGAAAGTGGATGATCCCTTCAGAGGCTAAAGAGTCCATGGATAAGAACAAGATGGGCTTGAAAG GCCCTTTGAAGACCCCAATAGCAGCCGGTCACCCATCTATGAATTTACTGCTGCGCAAAACATTTGACCTTTATGCAAATGTTCGACCATGTGTCTCTATCGAAGGCTATAAAACCCCTTACACTGATGTAAATATTGTGACCATTCGAGAGAACACAGAAGGAGAATACAGTGGAATTGAGCATGTG ATTGTTGATGGAGTTGTGCAGAGTATCAAGCTCATCACCGAGGGGGCGAGCAAGCGCATTGCTGAGTTTGCCTTTGAGTATGCCCGGAATAACCACCGGAGCAACGTCACGGCGGTGCACAAAGCCAACATCAT GCGGATGTCAGATGGGCTTTTTCTACAAAAATGCAGGGAAGTTGCAGAAAACTGTAAAGATATTAAATTTAATGAGATGTACCTTGATACAGTATGTTTGAAT ATGGTACAAGATCCTTCCCAATTTGATGTTCTTGTTATGCCAAATTTGTATGGAGACATCCTTAG TGACCTGTGTGCAGGATTGATCGGAGGTCTTGGTGTGACACCAAGTGGCAACATTGGAGCCAATGGGGTTGCAATTTTTGAGTCG GTTCATGGGACAGCTCCAGACATTGCAGGCAAGGACATGGCGAATCCCACAGCCCTGCTGCTCAGTGCCGTGATGATGTTGCGCCACATGGGACTTTTTGACCATGCTGCAAGAATTGAGGCTGCATGTTTTGCTACAATTAAGGATGGAAAG aGCTTGACAAAAGATTTGGGAGGCAATGCAAAATGCTCAGACTTCACAGAGGAAATCTGTCGCCGAGTGAAAGATTTAGATTAA
- the IDH3A gene encoding isocitrate dehydrogenase [NAD] subunit alpha, mitochondrial isoform X2, whose product MKIFDAAKAPIQWEERNVTAIQGPGGKWMIPSEAKESMDKNKMGLKGPLKTPIAAGHPSMNLLLRKTFDLYANVRPCVSIEGYKTPYTDVNIVTIRENTEGEYSGIEHVIVDGVVQSIKLITEGASKRIAEFAFEYARNNHRSNVTAVHKANIMRMSDGLFLQKCREVAENCKDIKFNEMYLDTVCLNMVQDPSQFDVLVMPNLYGDILSDLCAGLIGGLGVTPSGNIGANGVAIFESVHGTAPDIAGKDMANPTALLLSAVMMLRHMGLFDHAARIEAACFATIKDGKSLTKDLGGNAKCSDFTEEICRRVKDLD is encoded by the exons ATGAAGATTTTTGATGCTGCCAAA GCACCTATTCAGTGGGAGGAGCGGAACGTCACTGCCATTCAAGGACCCGGAGGAAAGTGGATGATCCCTTCAGAGGCTAAAGAGTCCATGGATAAGAACAAGATGGGCTTGAAAG GCCCTTTGAAGACCCCAATAGCAGCCGGTCACCCATCTATGAATTTACTGCTGCGCAAAACATTTGACCTTTATGCAAATGTTCGACCATGTGTCTCTATCGAAGGCTATAAAACCCCTTACACTGATGTAAATATTGTGACCATTCGAGAGAACACAGAAGGAGAATACAGTGGAATTGAGCATGTG ATTGTTGATGGAGTTGTGCAGAGTATCAAGCTCATCACCGAGGGGGCGAGCAAGCGCATTGCTGAGTTTGCCTTTGAGTATGCCCGGAATAACCACCGGAGCAACGTCACGGCGGTGCACAAAGCCAACATCAT GCGGATGTCAGATGGGCTTTTTCTACAAAAATGCAGGGAAGTTGCAGAAAACTGTAAAGATATTAAATTTAATGAGATGTACCTTGATACAGTATGTTTGAAT ATGGTACAAGATCCTTCCCAATTTGATGTTCTTGTTATGCCAAATTTGTATGGAGACATCCTTAG TGACCTGTGTGCAGGATTGATCGGAGGTCTTGGTGTGACACCAAGTGGCAACATTGGAGCCAATGGGGTTGCAATTTTTGAGTCG GTTCATGGGACAGCTCCAGACATTGCAGGCAAGGACATGGCGAATCCCACAGCCCTGCTGCTCAGTGCCGTGATGATGTTGCGCCACATGGGACTTTTTGACCATGCTGCAAGAATTGAGGCTGCATGTTTTGCTACAATTAAGGATGGAAAG aGCTTGACAAAAGATTTGGGAGGCAATGCAAAATGCTCAGACTTCACAGAGGAAATCTGTCGCCGAGTGAAAGATTTAGATTAA